A part of Miscanthus floridulus cultivar M001 chromosome 6, ASM1932011v1, whole genome shotgun sequence genomic DNA contains:
- the LOC136456465 gene encoding protein IQ-DOMAIN 31-like isoform X2 yields the protein MGKSPGKWIKSVLLGKKSTKSGSTKGNESADNNRHSTGEDHTLSENSPVISEPVLVNVHKNIAVNGKAENASDRAGQQDLQNQSIVESKSSAPCQLGEDQAAAKAQAAFRGYLARRSFRTLKGIIRLQALIRGHLVRRQAVSTLRTTWLIVKFQALVRGRNVRLSGGHMQFNVKFGQPNFGGVRSSDAWKEKLSSNAYVRKLLSSPIVLEPLHFQYDKRDPNSTYNWFERWTIGCIWKPAFQPKRVADGKPMVKKASYAMETESAKLKRNIRKGFAVIAGSFHTSGESDKVKRNPKKFSSFPADSVPDSQLSELEKVKRNLRKVTDSMAEASKISSSRVDSSKVCDSIADVPKESNPAAEISKIPSLLNGISDHQGIQCENTREASFPLETQEYSDNDHLLRYSNMDSLDLVPGLKSDQEIQLDSVSVGENVDDPTVVAPAVEEMPLQNIDTEDNVLWKKEEARSKEEHLSNESLRTSKRKSSFPNKSEYVENGTHAAPVQPRQPSYMAATESAKAKLRAQNSPRLDSDSSAEKNGFTRRHSLPSSTKSRAIKAEWKR from the exons ATGGGCAAGTCACCGGGAAAGTGGATCAAATCGGTGCTTTTGGGGAAGAAATCTACCAAGTCAGGTTCTACCAAGGGGAATGAATCG GCTGATAACAACAGACATTCAACTGGGGAGGACCACACGTTATCTGAGAATTCTCCTGTGATTTCTGAGCCGGTACTAGTTAACGTCCACAAGAATATAGCTGTCAATGGGAAGGCTGAAAATGCCAGTGATAGGGCAGGGCAACAAGATCTGCAGAACCAAAGCATTGTTGAGTCCAAATCATCGGCTCCTTGTCAGCTGGGAGAAGATCAAGCtgcagcaaaggcacaggcaGCCTTTCGTGGTTACCTG GCACGAAGGTCATTCCGTACATTAAAAGGTATCATAAGACTTCAGGCACTGATTCGAGGGCATCTTGTAAGGAGGCAGGCTGTATCAACCCTTCGTACAACATGGTTGATTGTGAAGTTTCAGGCTCTAGTTCGTGGAAGAAATGTTAGACTCTCTGGCGGTCACATGCAATTCAATGTGAAGTTTGGGCAGCCTAACTTTGGG GGTGTTAGATCGTCTGATGCATGGAAAGAGAAGCTGTCTTCAAATGCTTATGTTCGGAAG CTTCTGTCTTCACCAATTGTGCTAGAACCTCTTCACTTCCAGTATGACAAGAGGGATCCCAATTCAACCTACAACTGGTTTGAGAGATGGACCATAGGATGCATCTGGAAGCCTGCTTTTCAACCCAAAAGAGTTGCTGATGGGAAACCAATGGTAAAGAAGGCTAGTTATGCAATGGAAACTGAATCAGCCAAGTTAAAGCGCAATATTCGGAAGGGTTTTGCTGTTATCGCTGGGAGTTTCCATACATCTGGTGAATCTGATAAAGTAAAGCGGAATCCAAAGAAATTTTCTAGCTTCCCTGCTGATTCAGTACCAGATAGCCAGTTATCTGAACTTGAAAAGGTTAAAAGGAACCTCAGGAAGGTAACTGATTCGATGGCTGAAGCCTCAAAGATATCTAGTTCCAGGGTTGATTCCTCGAAGGTATGTGATTCTATAGCTGATGTCCCAAAGGAATCTAATCCTGCGGCAGAAATCTCAAAGATACCTAGTCTCCTGAATGGGATCTCTGACCATCAAGGTATTCAATGTGAGAATACACGCGAGGCTTCCTTTCCTCTTGAAACTCAAGAATACTCTGACAATGATCATCTATTGCGATATTCAAATATGGATAGCTTGGACTTGGTACCTGGTTTGAAAAGTGATCAGGAAATTCAGCTGGATTCGGTTTCTGTAGGAGAAAATGTTGATGATCCCACTGTTGTTGCTCCAGCAGTTGAAGAAATGCCACTGCAAAACATTGATACTGAAGACAATGTTTTATGGAAGAAAGAGGAAGCAAGGTCCAAGGAAGAGCACCTGTCTAATGAAAGCCTTAGAACTAGCAAGAGGAAGTCTTCATTCCCCAACAAATCAGAATATGTAGAAAATGGGACTCACGCTGCTCCAGTTCAGCCAAGGCAGCCAAGCTATATGGCTGCAACAGAGTCCGCAAAGGCGAAATTGCGAGCCCAGAATTCACCCAGgctggattctgattcatcagcAGAAAAGAATGGTTTCACCCGACGCCACTCTCTTCCTTCCAGTACAAAGA GTAGAGCAATCAAAGCTGAATGGAAGCGCTGA
- the LOC136456465 gene encoding protein IQ-DOMAIN 31-like isoform X1 — protein MGKSPGKWIKSVLLGKKSTKSGSTKGNESKADNNRHSTGEDHTLSENSPVISEPVLVNVHKNIAVNGKAENASDRAGQQDLQNQSIVESKSSAPCQLGEDQAAAKAQAAFRGYLARRSFRTLKGIIRLQALIRGHLVRRQAVSTLRTTWLIVKFQALVRGRNVRLSGGHMQFNVKFGQPNFGGVRSSDAWKEKLSSNAYVRKLLSSPIVLEPLHFQYDKRDPNSTYNWFERWTIGCIWKPAFQPKRVADGKPMVKKASYAMETESAKLKRNIRKGFAVIAGSFHTSGESDKVKRNPKKFSSFPADSVPDSQLSELEKVKRNLRKVTDSMAEASKISSSRVDSSKVCDSIADVPKESNPAAEISKIPSLLNGISDHQGIQCENTREASFPLETQEYSDNDHLLRYSNMDSLDLVPGLKSDQEIQLDSVSVGENVDDPTVVAPAVEEMPLQNIDTEDNVLWKKEEARSKEEHLSNESLRTSKRKSSFPNKSEYVENGTHAAPVQPRQPSYMAATESAKAKLRAQNSPRLDSDSSAEKNGFTRRHSLPSSTKSRAIKAEWKR, from the exons ATGGGCAAGTCACCGGGAAAGTGGATCAAATCGGTGCTTTTGGGGAAGAAATCTACCAAGTCAGGTTCTACCAAGGGGAATGAATCG AAGGCTGATAACAACAGACATTCAACTGGGGAGGACCACACGTTATCTGAGAATTCTCCTGTGATTTCTGAGCCGGTACTAGTTAACGTCCACAAGAATATAGCTGTCAATGGGAAGGCTGAAAATGCCAGTGATAGGGCAGGGCAACAAGATCTGCAGAACCAAAGCATTGTTGAGTCCAAATCATCGGCTCCTTGTCAGCTGGGAGAAGATCAAGCtgcagcaaaggcacaggcaGCCTTTCGTGGTTACCTG GCACGAAGGTCATTCCGTACATTAAAAGGTATCATAAGACTTCAGGCACTGATTCGAGGGCATCTTGTAAGGAGGCAGGCTGTATCAACCCTTCGTACAACATGGTTGATTGTGAAGTTTCAGGCTCTAGTTCGTGGAAGAAATGTTAGACTCTCTGGCGGTCACATGCAATTCAATGTGAAGTTTGGGCAGCCTAACTTTGGG GGTGTTAGATCGTCTGATGCATGGAAAGAGAAGCTGTCTTCAAATGCTTATGTTCGGAAG CTTCTGTCTTCACCAATTGTGCTAGAACCTCTTCACTTCCAGTATGACAAGAGGGATCCCAATTCAACCTACAACTGGTTTGAGAGATGGACCATAGGATGCATCTGGAAGCCTGCTTTTCAACCCAAAAGAGTTGCTGATGGGAAACCAATGGTAAAGAAGGCTAGTTATGCAATGGAAACTGAATCAGCCAAGTTAAAGCGCAATATTCGGAAGGGTTTTGCTGTTATCGCTGGGAGTTTCCATACATCTGGTGAATCTGATAAAGTAAAGCGGAATCCAAAGAAATTTTCTAGCTTCCCTGCTGATTCAGTACCAGATAGCCAGTTATCTGAACTTGAAAAGGTTAAAAGGAACCTCAGGAAGGTAACTGATTCGATGGCTGAAGCCTCAAAGATATCTAGTTCCAGGGTTGATTCCTCGAAGGTATGTGATTCTATAGCTGATGTCCCAAAGGAATCTAATCCTGCGGCAGAAATCTCAAAGATACCTAGTCTCCTGAATGGGATCTCTGACCATCAAGGTATTCAATGTGAGAATACACGCGAGGCTTCCTTTCCTCTTGAAACTCAAGAATACTCTGACAATGATCATCTATTGCGATATTCAAATATGGATAGCTTGGACTTGGTACCTGGTTTGAAAAGTGATCAGGAAATTCAGCTGGATTCGGTTTCTGTAGGAGAAAATGTTGATGATCCCACTGTTGTTGCTCCAGCAGTTGAAGAAATGCCACTGCAAAACATTGATACTGAAGACAATGTTTTATGGAAGAAAGAGGAAGCAAGGTCCAAGGAAGAGCACCTGTCTAATGAAAGCCTTAGAACTAGCAAGAGGAAGTCTTCATTCCCCAACAAATCAGAATATGTAGAAAATGGGACTCACGCTGCTCCAGTTCAGCCAAGGCAGCCAAGCTATATGGCTGCAACAGAGTCCGCAAAGGCGAAATTGCGAGCCCAGAATTCACCCAGgctggattctgattcatcagcAGAAAAGAATGGTTTCACCCGACGCCACTCTCTTCCTTCCAGTACAAAGA GTAGAGCAATCAAAGCTGAATGGAAGCGCTGA